The proteins below are encoded in one region of Brassica napus cultivar Da-Ae chromosome A6, Da-Ae, whole genome shotgun sequence:
- the LOC125575796 gene encoding probable xyloglucan endotransglucosylase/hydrolase protein 11 has protein sequence MKMSGSDEKILLLMGMVVLTVAVRAIDEDPTGFVTWGHNYYKTWGQPALVINETSELHLTLDHKSGSGFESNSIYGSGSFNMRIKAPQTKSTRVVTSFYLMSKSSRNDQLCFQIFGNGPAYLLNTNIFINGEGDKDQRFHLWFDPTKNYHSYRFLWNQHQLVFYVDDTPIRVYRKNPGISYPSVQTMFMHGSVKNGSIVDPKEMPYTAEFQASTIDGCVTDFFGIQKCFGPEFWWNRKENWQLSSRERKLYMNARKVYMDYDYCSDRKLYPEVPKECKSQLAKI, from the exons ATGAAGATGAGTGGATCTGATGAAAAGATTCTTCTACTGATGGGTATGGTGGTTTTAACAGTCGCAGTGAGGGCTATAGATGAAGACCCTACCGGGTTCGTGACATGGGGACATAATTACTACAAAACATGGGGACAACCAGCTTTGGTTATTAACGAAACCTCTGAGCTCCACCTCACCCTCGATCATAAATCTG GGTCGGGGTTTGAATCAAACTCGATATACGGATCAGGATCTTTCAATATGAGAATCAAGGCACCCCAAACCAAGTCTACGAGAGTCGTTACTTCCTTCTAT CTAATGTCCAAATCAAGCCGCAATGACCAGCTATGTTTCCAGATTTTTGGAAATGGGCCAGCTTATTTGCtgaatacaaatatatttataaacggTGAAGGAGATAAAGATCAGAGGTTTCATCTTTGGTTTGATCCAACAAAAAATTACCATTCATATAGGTTTCTTTGGAACCAACATCAACTTGT GTTCTATGTAGATGATACACCGATCCGAGTGTACAGGAAGAATCCAGGCATTTCGTACCCATCTGTGCAAACGATGTTTATGCATGGGAGTGTGAAAAACGGATCGATAGTTGACCCCAAGGAGATGCCTTACACTGCTGAGTTCCAGGCATCAACTATTGATGGGTGTGTAACTGATTTTTTTGGTATACAAAAATGCTTTGGTCCTGAATTTTGGTGGAATCGCAAAGAAAATTGGCAGCTGAGctctagagagagaaaactGTATATGAATGCAAGGAAAGTGTACATGGACTATGACTATTGCTCTGACAGAAAGCTATATCCAGAGGTGCCTAAAGAATGTAAGTCACAATTAGCGAAAATTTAA